The following proteins are encoded in a genomic region of Ictalurus punctatus breed USDA103 chromosome 15, Coco_2.0, whole genome shotgun sequence:
- the LOC128635128 gene encoding uncharacterized protein LOC128635128 — protein MPTEPEREAARLLTKPWLAGCALHQQQPPEAPSLTVWVEGRPVTALLDTGSTVTLAQPSILPDGRRPSGTLTMTCVHGDTREVPAAEVQIRGEAGTWPLQVGIIPKLPVPLLLGRDWPGFRVVPRAEPRRSRRRVKGQARIDRVGPIVREAGLTANPKKCHPGLTEAQYLGYRIGRGMLKPQLKKIEAVKDYLRPTSKNQVRAFLGLAGYYRRFVPNFSAVASPLSDLTKKGQPDQVRWTADAERAFQALKGALTDTLWAHHRAAVGSELRGGYCRDRQSAGAHKKEIAPSPTAAPARRGQLPAEHSASRKDRRGRAGLMRLRPAIGGSNGEVPPLRRRRRRIKGHASGREGEENIVASKRTPRRKRGRDRRIVRVAHTEDAGPGKPPPRLGNPASATSRLRRPSRLHKPPHSSIYNTFTSP, from the exons atgcctacagagccggagagggaagccGCCCGGCTGCTGACAAAACCATGGCTCgcaggctgcgccctccatcagcagcaaccgccggaggcgccctccttgacggtgtgggtcgaagggagaccagtaaccgccctactggacaccgggagcacggtgaccctcgcCCAGCCGTCCATCCTGCCTGACGGGCGCCGCCCAAGCGGGACGCTCACCATGACCTGtgtccatggggacacccgggaagtCCCCGCAgccgaggtccagatccggggcGAAGCCGGCACCTGGCCCCTTCAGGTCGGAATCATCCCCAAACTCCCCGTGCCCCTCCTCCTGGGACGAGACTGGCCCGGATTCCGGGTGGTACCGAGAGCCGAGCCCCGGAGATCGCGGCGACGTGTGAAGGGGCAAGCAaggattgacagggtgggccCCATCGTCCGGGAGGCTGGCCTGACAGCGaacccaaagaaatgccacccagggctgacggaagcccagtacctgggataccgcatcgGACGGGGAATGCTGAAGCCCCAACTAAAGAAGATcgaggctgtgaaggactaTCTGCGTCCGACATCGAAAAaccaggtacgtgccttcttgggattggcgggctactaccgcaggttcgtgcctaacttttctgctgtagcctctcccctctcagaccttacaaagaagggccagccagaccaggtgaggtggacagccgatgcagaaagggccttccaggccctaaaagGAGCCCTCACCGACaccctctgggcccaccaccgagcggcagtaggctcggagctgaggggggggtactgtcgcgaccGGCAGAGTGCCGGCGCACATaagaaggaaatcgctccttctccaactgccgcaccggcacgacgtgggcagcttcctgccgaacattccgccagccggaaggaccgccgcggcagggcggggctgatgcgactccggccagcgattggcggatccaacggggaagtcccaccactcaggcgacggcggaggaggataaaagggcacgcttccggccgggaaggggaagagaatatcgtggcgtcaaaacggactcc gaggcgtaagcgcggacgagaccgccggatagtgagagtcgcacacacggaggacgccggcccgggaaaacccccgccccgcctcgggaatcccgcctccgccacgagtcgactccgccggccgtcacgccttcacaaacccccgcactcttccatttataacacgttcacctcaccctag